One Panicum virgatum strain AP13 chromosome 9K, P.virgatum_v5, whole genome shotgun sequence genomic region harbors:
- the LOC120650700 gene encoding thioredoxin-like protein YLS8 has product MSYLLPHLHSGWAVDQAILAEEERLVIIRFGHDWDETCMQMDEVLAAVAETIKNFAVIYLVDITEVPDFNTMYELYDPSTVMFFFRNKHIMIDLGTGNNNKINWALKDKQEFIDIVETVYRGARKGRGLVIAPKDYSTKYRY; this is encoded by the exons ATGTCGTACCTGCTGCCGCACCTGCACTCCGGGTGGGCGGTGGACCAGGCCATCCTCGCCGAGGAGGAGCGCCTCGTCATCATCCGCTTCGGCCACGACTGGGACGAGACGTGCATGCAG ATGGATGAAGTGCTGGCTGCTGTTGCAGAGACTATAAAGAACTTTGCAGTTATCTACCTCGTTGACATCACGGAGGTTCCTGACTTCAACACGATGTATGAGCTGTATGATCCGTCAACCGTGATGTTCTTCTTCCGGAACAAGCACATCATGATTGATCTCGGGACAGGAAACAACAACAAGATCAACTGGGCCTTGAAGGACAAGCAGGAGTTCATCGACATTGTGGAGACTGTGTACAGGGGTGCCCGGAAGGGCCGCGGTCTGGTGATTGCTCCAAAGGACTACTCCACCAAGTACCGCTACTAG
- the LOC120650698 gene encoding cyclin-B1-1-like isoform X1, whose product MATRNRNTAAAAAAAAPPLHHRNRGGVPALGKQKAVAVATGRAGAMNRRAPLGDIGNFVSVHAAEGKPQVNRPITRSFAAQLVKNAQANAAANKQNAAIPPARPAPRLERKAPSKPPPPENVVEISSESDQSKTQSESSASSVRSRKKVINTLTSVLSVRSKAACGITDKPREVIEDIDKLDVNDQLAVVEYIEDIYTFYKTAEHESRPCDYMAAQVEVSPNMRAILADWIIEVHHKFELMPETLYLTMYIIDQYLSLQPVLRRELQLVGVSAMLIACKYEEIWAPEVNELILIADSAYSREQILSMEKGILNRLEWNLTVPTSYMFLVRFIKAACSGIKTDKEMENMVIFFAELSLMQYGLVTHLPSMVAASAVYAARLTLKRAPLWTDTLKHHTGFRESELMECTKMLVSAHVAAPESKFRVVYKKYSSEKYGGVALRPPAKEICK is encoded by the exons ATGGCCACGCGCAACcgcaacaccgccgccgccgccgccgccgccgctccgccgcttcACCATCGCAACCGAG GTGGTGTTCCCGCTCTGGGAAAGCAGAAGGCCGTCGCGGTCGCGACCGGCCGAGCTGGCGCCATGAACCGCCGAGCCCCCCTGGGCGACATCGGCAACTTCGTCAGCGTCCACGCGGCCGAAGG GAAGCCGCAGGTCAACCGCCCCATCACAAGGAGCTTCGCTGCTCAACTAGTGAAGAACGCGCAGGCGAATGCCGCCGCAAACAAG CAGAATGCGGCAATCCCACCGGCGAGGCCTGCGCCGAGGCTGGAGAGGAAGGCTCCTTCCAAGCCGCCTCCTCCTGAGAATGTCGTAGAGATCAGCTCCGAATCTGACCAGAGCAAGACGCAGTCCGAGAGCAGCGCCAGCTCCGTCCGCTCGAGGAAGAAGGTCATCAACACCCTTACCTCTGTTCTCTCGGTTCGCTCAAAG GCTGCCTGTGGAATCACTGATAAGCCTCGAGAAGTGATTGAAGACATCGACAAGTTGGACGTCAACGATCAGCTCGCAGTCGTGGAATATATTGAGGACATTTACACCTTCTACAAGACTGCCGAG CATGAGAGCCGGCCATGTGACTACATGGCAGCTCAGGTGGAGGTCAGCCCAAATATGAGGGCTATCCTGGCCGATTGGATAATTGAAGTACACCACAAGTTTGAACTGATGCCCGAGACTCTCTACTTGACTATGTACATCATCGACCAATACCTCTCGTTGCAACCAGTCCTGCGAAGGGAGCTGCAGCTTGTGGGCGTTTCAGCCATGCTGATCGCCTGCAAATACGAAGAGATTTGGGCCCCCGAG GTGAATGAGCTCATCCTGATAGCAGATAGTGCATACAGTAGGGAGCAGATCCTTTCAATGGAGAAGGGAATACTAAATAGGCTGGAGTGGAACTTAACTGTTCCTACATCATACATGTTCCTTGTTCGCTTTATCAAGGCGGCATGTTCGGGTATCAAAACTGACAAAGAG ATGGAGAACATGGTCATCTTCTTCGCGGAGTTATCGCTGATGCAATATGGCTTGGTGACACACCTGCCTTCAATGGTTGCTGCCTCTGCTGTCTATGCGGCAAGGCTCACTCTCAAGAGGGCTCCACTTTGGACTGACACCCTCAAGCACCACACAGGCTTCAGAGAGTCAGAGCTCAT GGAATGCACAAAAATGCTCGTGAGCGCACATGTGGCAGCACCGGAGAGCAAGTTCAGGGTCGTCTACAAGAAGTATTCCAGCGAGAAGTATGGAGGGGTCGCACTACGTCCACCAGCAAAGGAGATATGCAAATAA
- the LOC120650698 gene encoding cyclin-B1-1-like isoform X2 produces the protein MATRNRNTAAAAAAAAPPLHHRNRGGVPALGKQKAVAVATGRAGAMNRRAPLGDIGNFVSVHAAEGKPQVNRPITRSFAAQLVKNAQANAAANKNAAIPPARPAPRLERKAPSKPPPPENVVEISSESDQSKTQSESSASSVRSRKKVINTLTSVLSVRSKAACGITDKPREVIEDIDKLDVNDQLAVVEYIEDIYTFYKTAEHESRPCDYMAAQVEVSPNMRAILADWIIEVHHKFELMPETLYLTMYIIDQYLSLQPVLRRELQLVGVSAMLIACKYEEIWAPEVNELILIADSAYSREQILSMEKGILNRLEWNLTVPTSYMFLVRFIKAACSGIKTDKEMENMVIFFAELSLMQYGLVTHLPSMVAASAVYAARLTLKRAPLWTDTLKHHTGFRESELMECTKMLVSAHVAAPESKFRVVYKKYSSEKYGGVALRPPAKEICK, from the exons ATGGCCACGCGCAACcgcaacaccgccgccgccgccgccgccgccgctccgccgcttcACCATCGCAACCGAG GTGGTGTTCCCGCTCTGGGAAAGCAGAAGGCCGTCGCGGTCGCGACCGGCCGAGCTGGCGCCATGAACCGCCGAGCCCCCCTGGGCGACATCGGCAACTTCGTCAGCGTCCACGCGGCCGAAGG GAAGCCGCAGGTCAACCGCCCCATCACAAGGAGCTTCGCTGCTCAACTAGTGAAGAACGCGCAGGCGAATGCCGCCGCAAACAAG AATGCGGCAATCCCACCGGCGAGGCCTGCGCCGAGGCTGGAGAGGAAGGCTCCTTCCAAGCCGCCTCCTCCTGAGAATGTCGTAGAGATCAGCTCCGAATCTGACCAGAGCAAGACGCAGTCCGAGAGCAGCGCCAGCTCCGTCCGCTCGAGGAAGAAGGTCATCAACACCCTTACCTCTGTTCTCTCGGTTCGCTCAAAG GCTGCCTGTGGAATCACTGATAAGCCTCGAGAAGTGATTGAAGACATCGACAAGTTGGACGTCAACGATCAGCTCGCAGTCGTGGAATATATTGAGGACATTTACACCTTCTACAAGACTGCCGAG CATGAGAGCCGGCCATGTGACTACATGGCAGCTCAGGTGGAGGTCAGCCCAAATATGAGGGCTATCCTGGCCGATTGGATAATTGAAGTACACCACAAGTTTGAACTGATGCCCGAGACTCTCTACTTGACTATGTACATCATCGACCAATACCTCTCGTTGCAACCAGTCCTGCGAAGGGAGCTGCAGCTTGTGGGCGTTTCAGCCATGCTGATCGCCTGCAAATACGAAGAGATTTGGGCCCCCGAG GTGAATGAGCTCATCCTGATAGCAGATAGTGCATACAGTAGGGAGCAGATCCTTTCAATGGAGAAGGGAATACTAAATAGGCTGGAGTGGAACTTAACTGTTCCTACATCATACATGTTCCTTGTTCGCTTTATCAAGGCGGCATGTTCGGGTATCAAAACTGACAAAGAG ATGGAGAACATGGTCATCTTCTTCGCGGAGTTATCGCTGATGCAATATGGCTTGGTGACACACCTGCCTTCAATGGTTGCTGCCTCTGCTGTCTATGCGGCAAGGCTCACTCTCAAGAGGGCTCCACTTTGGACTGACACCCTCAAGCACCACACAGGCTTCAGAGAGTCAGAGCTCAT GGAATGCACAAAAATGCTCGTGAGCGCACATGTGGCAGCACCGGAGAGCAAGTTCAGGGTCGTCTACAAGAAGTATTCCAGCGAGAAGTATGGAGGGGTCGCACTACGTCCACCAGCAAAGGAGATATGCAAATAA